One genomic region from Pseudobacteriovorax antillogorgiicola encodes:
- a CDS encoding DM9 repeat-containing protein, protein MKFLNLALVIGLITSCAPSRQDIQAIAIGEENVEASDQIRIAGFPDGYSRESSIEIAILADNFTHYRYKVTNSLTNPCSNETGYTPEAPVSESVLVDVSELDDGEVSLCIVGKRDDEWQAFSNATIATWTKKANGPFPVASFAFTEGQNGIRVNWTDALVRDGVEFLLFRTSEGQESVLLQSGKPYEVGDIEGDLTLVYRGLEATYTDYNVTEGETYHYFVFVGDTFLNYSEPLSVSIPTFGQPYAWLPQGLDESAYEAAIAAGSQPGEAQDEVLYLCRATLAVNKIIPGQLLPGPTGLSDGTCNVTDSVGPDVVNVSSTQYEVLILTRPSFDEYYIWELANFVEGVQQLIPQGALAAGRDDIRVMYICRGAFGNRPRPGKIGADYGRCSASAFDGATFQIPNLDAWQVLAIRARPTL, encoded by the coding sequence GTGAAGTTTCTGAACCTTGCGCTTGTCATTGGGTTGATTACTAGCTGCGCGCCATCACGGCAAGATATTCAGGCGATTGCCATTGGCGAAGAGAATGTTGAGGCATCTGATCAAATTCGCATTGCAGGCTTTCCAGATGGTTATAGCCGTGAAAGTTCGATCGAAATTGCAATTCTAGCCGATAACTTCACCCACTACAGATATAAAGTAACCAATAGCCTCACAAATCCGTGTTCCAATGAAACCGGGTACACGCCTGAAGCACCTGTTTCTGAAAGTGTGCTTGTGGACGTCAGTGAATTGGACGACGGCGAGGTATCTCTTTGCATTGTTGGAAAACGTGATGATGAATGGCAGGCGTTCAGCAATGCAACCATTGCAACTTGGACTAAGAAGGCGAATGGTCCTTTTCCAGTAGCGAGCTTTGCCTTTACCGAAGGGCAAAATGGAATTCGGGTGAATTGGACCGACGCTCTCGTTCGGGACGGTGTTGAATTTTTGCTGTTCAGAACGTCTGAGGGCCAGGAATCCGTGCTTTTACAAAGCGGCAAGCCTTATGAAGTCGGCGATATAGAAGGTGATCTGACCCTTGTTTATCGAGGTCTTGAGGCCACTTATACTGATTATAATGTTACAGAGGGTGAAACCTACCACTACTTTGTTTTTGTGGGTGATACCTTCTTAAACTATTCTGAGCCACTATCAGTTTCAATCCCGACTTTTGGTCAGCCTTATGCTTGGCTTCCGCAGGGTCTCGATGAATCTGCCTACGAGGCTGCGATTGCGGCCGGCTCTCAGCCAGGCGAAGCTCAGGATGAAGTTCTATACCTTTGTCGAGCCACCCTTGCAGTTAATAAAATTATTCCTGGTCAGTTGTTGCCCGGACCTACTGGGCTAAGCGATGGAACTTGCAATGTTACTGATAGCGTGGGTCCAGATGTGGTTAACGTATCTTCAACCCAGTATGAAGTCCTGATTCTCACTCGTCCATCGTTTGACGAATACTATATCTGGGAGTTGGCGAATTTTGTCGAGGGTGTTCAGCAACTCATTCCTCAAGGGGCGCTCGCTGCTGGTCGCGATGATATCCGGGTGATGTACATTTGCCGAGGTGCTTTTGGCAATCGGCCAAGACCTGGAAAAATTGGTGCTGACTATGGGCGTTGTAGCGCATCTGCCTTCGATGGGGCGACCTTTCAGATTCCCAACCTAGATGCATGGCAGGTTCTTGCCATCCGAGCGAGGCCAACGCTTTAA